GCACCGTACCATCTTGCGAGATCCAAACCTTCGTGAAACCGTTTATCTCTAAAAATCGGATGTCTTCTTAATCCGAACCTACTTGTGATACGGCAGTTCACAACAGGCCATATAAATTCAGCAAACTGAATTTTTACACCAGGAATAAAAAGTTTTCTGCCAGTTTCAAATTCTATTTCATCTTCGTCTTCAAAATCGTTTGCAACCAGGATTATCTCGGCAGATATTTTATATTTTTTTGAGATTGTATTTAATGTTTCGTTCTTTTTTATAGTATGAATATAGCCCTTTTTATTGATAACCAAAATTTTTTGGTTTGGTTTCAATGTTGTTATTTCAAGATTATTGATACCTCTTATTGTAGCGGCATCAGTTCCATATTTTCGGGCGATAGTTTGGAGTGTTTCATTTTTTCTGACGGTATGGTCTATCAGTACGAGTTCATCAAGTTGTTTTACAAAATCGTAATCGGTTTGTGTTGAAACATCAAGTTTTGTGATT
Above is a genomic segment from Elusimicrobiota bacterium containing:
- a CDS encoding M23 family metallopeptidase, yielding MKIIYSILILISILPSHLYSISTKPFYDELLITKLDVSTQTDYDFVKQLDELVLIDHTVRKNETLQTIARKYGTDAATIRGINNLEITTLKPNQKILVINKKGYIHTIKKNETLNTISKKYKISAEIILVANDFEDEDEIEFETGRKLFIPGVKIQFAEFIWPVVNCRITSRFGLRRHPIFRDKRFHEGLDLARWYGAPVRAASNGKVIFAGREHGYGKMVIIRHKNGFSTRYGHLRSYFVKKGQFVKAEQTIGRIGSSGYSTGPHLHFEIRKYGRPMNPLKYLRNQFIRRK